GCGCGCCCTCCGTCCACGCGCCCGGCGCGGCCGGTGCAGTGAGCCCCGATTTCTCCAACGCGTGGGCAACGCTCTGAAAGGCGCCCGCTGCATCTTTCTCCGCATCGCGAACGATGGCGAGCCGACGGCCGGTTTGACGGAAACGCGGATCGGTGCCCACGCGAGCGATCATGCCCGCGAGCTGGGAAACACCGCCGAAGTCCACGATTTGCGTGCCATCGCGCCCGAGATGCCCGAGCAGGTTGCGGAAGAACCATTCGCCAGTCTTGCCCTCCACAAGCAAAACGGAAGGCCGGTCGATGGATTTGAGCAGACCGGCCATGCGCGGGATCAACGGACGTCGATGAGCCCCTTGATGGACGCTTCCAGGGCTTCTTTGCCCAAGGTCTGGACGGACACCTCGCCCTCGACCTCGACCATGCGGTGCAGCGCGAAATCGTAGTCGAGCGTCTCGGCGTAGGTCTCGTGCGCCGCGACCACGCATTCCCAGCTGTGCGTCGTGGCAAAGACCTGGATGTTCTCGGACTCGGCGAGCTCGCGGATACCCTTCCAGACATCCGGAAGAATCTCGTGGTGAATGCCGTTCTCGATCTCGTCAATCAGCAGCACGTTGCTGCCGGAGGCGAGAATTTCGGAGTAGATCGCGAGCAGCCGGTTAAAACCCTGGCCGAGGTGGACGGCGGGGATTTTCTCGTCGAGGCCGAGATCGACGTAGATGAGCGAAGCCCCGTGGGGCTTGATCGAACGGACGGAGAGCAGGCGTGGCTCGAGTTTGCGGAGGAGCTTTTCCAAGCGTGCCTCGGCGCCTTTCTTCAGGACGACACGGTCATAATTCGCGGCGTCCTGCTGCGGGTCACTCGGGCGGGTGGAGAGGGCGGAGACCCGGTATCCGGACAGTGGGTTTACCACCATGTGCCCGGCCTCGTTCACTTGGTGCGCAACCATAGAGCCTATTGACCCGATTTGCTGCGCATTGGAAAAACCAGGTATTCTCGGCCAATTACGACCTGTTGAATTGAAATTGAACATCTGCACTGCGAACGGACTGCTGTGGCGTTCCGTTTTACCCAAAAGCAGGGCTCGAGCTGACTCATCACCATTGGGCAAAAGCCATTTCCAGAAATTTTGATCTTGGTCGCCTAGATTAGCTGCGTTCCGGAAAATAGCGGGTAGATTGCCGAATTTCCCGCTGTGATCCAGCAGCAGCATGATCGCCTCGAGCAGCGCGGTTTTGCCAGTGTTGTTGCGGCCGGAAATGAGATTCACCCGCTTGAATTGCGGGACATCAAGCGAGCGGAAGCGCTTGAAGTTCTCAATGTGCAACGACCGGAGCATAGCGCGGAATTGTCACGATAGACTGGGCGAAGTAAATGGCAGAAACCATCCGCGCCACCGCGCTCATGTGCGACTCAGTGGTTCCACTTCTCGTTCGTGTCGTTCACGAGCGTCTGCAGCAGGTCGAAACGGACTTCGCCGTAGTTGAGCGCGTAGCGGAGCCGGCCGGCGCGGAAGACCCACGTCGTGGGCAGCCACGTGACGGGCAGGCCAAGAAACGCGTTCATGCGCTCCGGACCGGCCTTGGAAGTCGGATTGGGATGGGTGAGCAGTTTGAGGTTCGGCTGCGTGCCGAGGCCGGCCGCGGCGAGCTTGGGCGCCGGGTCCAGACCGCGATGCCAGATATTGAGGAAGACGAACTTCACGTCGGGGTTCGCGCCGATGAATTTCGTCCAACCATCCGGCGTCATCTCCGCGCGGCAATTCGGACACCACGGCGCCCAGAAATGCACGATCGTGACGTGCGGACCAGCGACGATCTCGCCGACCTCCTGCTCGAGCGGCGGCAGTGACGGTGCGGTCGGGGCCTCGGCGCGCAGCAGCGCAGCCACGGAAAGGAACAGGCAAGCGATCAGGGGACGGATCATGCGGGCGAAGATGCGCGGTCGAGGCGTTTTCGCCAGCGCCGAGTGAATCACCAATTCGCCGGGAACCCCCATTAACAGGTTCGCCGATTTCCGGCATCAGCGAGCCTTGAATCACCGGAAGACGTTGTAATTTCATGCCCGTCGCAACCCAGCTAGTGTCTACTTCCCTCACTTCCCCAACCCAAAATCATGAACGACAAAATCCACGTTCGCGGAATCCACCTCACCCTCACTCCCGCCCTCACCCAGGCAATGCATGAAAAGGCCGAGCGCCTGCTCCGCCATAATTCGCACATCATCCGCATCCGGCTCGACCTCGAGTTCCACGACACCAAGGCCCCCGAGCAGCGCTTCATCGCGAAGGCGCAGGTGGAAATCGACGGCCCGGACCTGGTCGCCTCCGCCACGAGCGAGGACGGCTACAAGTCGGTCGACCTCGTCGTCGACAAACTCGACAAACTCATCCGCGAGCGTCACGCCAAGCGCGTCCACGTCCGAAACGACTCCGATCGCCAGGCGCCCGACGTGCTGCACGGCAAAGTCTGAGCGCGCCGCGACGCCACGGAAAGACGTCGCATGAAATTCGAAGCGCGGCCTGCGGGTCGCGCTTTTTTATTGGCGCAAGTGAAGCGCATTGAATCTCAACGCGCCTCACCGCGCGCCTCATGTAGGCAGCGCGCTGGCGCGCGCCCAAGGGCGCTGGCCACCAACCTCAGTTCCTCACCGATACGGCTGATGCAGCGCGACCGGCTGCGTCTTCTTGCGCAATTTCAGGTTCAACATCTCGACGCCGAACGAGAACGCCATGGCGAAGTAGACGTAGCCTTTCGGGATGTGGAAGCCCATGCCCTCGGCGATCAGCGTCGTGCCGATCAGGAGCAGGAACGACAGCGCGAGGATCTTCAGCGTCGGATGTTTGTTCACGAAGTCGCTGATCGCGCCGGCCGCGAGCAACATGACGCCCATCGCGAGGATCACCGCGGCGATCATGATCGCGAGGTGCTGCGCCATGCCCACGGCCGTGATGACGGAATCGAGCGAGAACACGACGTCGAGCAGCATGATTTGCACGATGACCTTGGCGAACGACGCCGCGACTTTCGTGGACGCGTGACCCTCCTCGCCCTCGAGTTTCTCGTGGATTTCGTGCGTGCTTTTGAAAAGCAGGAACAGGCCGCCGAGGAGCAGGATCAAATCACGACCGGAAATGCCGTGGCCGAGCACGCTGAAGAGCGGACTCGTGAGCTTCGCCATCCACGCGATGCTCGCGAGCAGCGCGATGCGCGTGATCAGCGCGAGGCTGAGGCCCGTCTGCCGCGCCTTCGGCTGCTGCGCGGCCGGCAATTTGCCCGCGAGGATGGAAATGAAAATGACGTTGTCGATGCCGAGCACGATCTCGAGCCCGGTCAAGGTGAGCAGGCTGATCCACGCCTGCGGGTCGCTGAGCCATTCGAACATAATGCCGGCGAGTCAGCCGCACGCCGCCGTGCGCGTCAACGTGTCGCGCGTTGGAAAAATCGGCGAAAACTCTCCCCGCGTCTCCGGCGGTGCGTGTGCGTCAGGTTTTCGGGTTGCGGAGCGCCGACCCGATCAGCGCCAGCGCGACCACGAGGAGCGCGTAGGGCCAGTAGTGCTGCATCGTCCGCAGGAAATCGCGCACCTCGGGACCGCCGCTCACGACCACGCCGGCGAAGGCCAGACCGCCGGCCGGAAACACGGTCCAGCCACTGCGGGTTTTTGGCCCGAAGATCAGCACCGACAGCAACGAAATCAGCAGGAACCCGCCGGCGAGGGAGAACAGGAAAGCCGCCGGGCCGTAGCTCGCCTGCAGCCAGGCGCCGATGCCGACGCCCAGCAACACGCCGCCCGGAACGAGCAGACCGCAATTGCGCGTGAGCGCGGCCCAGATGATGAAGGCCACGCCGAGAAACGGCAGAAACGCACGCCCGGCGAAACCCGGCGGCAAATACGGCGCCGCGAGTGCGGCCAGCGCCACCGCGAGCAACACGCCACCAGCCACCAGGCGACCGCGGCGGATTTCACCGGAAGAGGAAGTCGAAGCGCTCTCGTTCATGGTGCCTCAGCCTACACGACGGCACGGTTCGCGCCCAGTGTCGAAAGTCATGCCGGACGTCATGCGCCGGTCACGGCGCCACCCAAGCGAGTCCGGTCTGAATCCAAAACGGAATCGTGAACAATCCCACCGCCGTCGTGCCGAGCACGATCTGCACGGCGACGAGCGGCTGTCCGCCGTAGACGCGGGCGATGATGATCGGAATCACCGCCGAAGGCATCGCCGCCTGAATGACGAGGATGCGTTTCAGCTCCGGGGAAAACGGCCCGAACTTCGCCACCACGAGAAACAACAAGGGCAACACCAGCAGCCGCACCGCCGCCGCGCCGAGCAGCACGCGCGGCGCGATGAGTTTCCCCCACTCGCCGACATGCGGCTGGATGCTCACGCCGGTCATGATCAGCCCGAGCGGAATCATGATCAGCCCGACCGCGTGCACCGCACTCATCACCGGCCCGGGAATCAGCGGCCCGAGACCGGTCAGATTCACCGTCAGCGCCGCCAGCAGCGCGAACAGCGGCACGTTGAGAATCCGCCGCCAACCTTCGCGCAAACCGAGGCCGCTCACGATGAGCACGCCGCCGGTCCAGATCGCGGCCTCGACGCCCATGTTGTGTGTCAGGAGCAAGCCGCGCGCCTCCCCGCCCCACATCGCGTCGACGATCGGCAGCGGCAGGTAGCCGTAGTTCGCGAGCCCAGCCGCGAGGCCGAACGTCCGCAACCCGGTGCCAACGTGCAGTCCGATCGCCCGCGCCGCGAACAGCGCGAGACCGAAGCTCGCCAGCGTCAGTGCGAAACCGGCGAGCGGCGCGAGCAGGAGGTTACCCGGCTGGCGCAGCGCGGCGTTGCCCACCACCGAGTCGAAGATCAGGCACGGTGTCGCGACCTTGATCACGACGTTGAACAAACTCTCCTCCGCCTCCGCCTTCACCCACCCCATCCGACGAAGGCCGATGCCGAGCAAGACAACCAGAAACACCGGCAGCACGGTCGCGAAAAGTTGAGCGTAGCTGGTCATCAAGTTGGATGGAAAGTGGAAGACGGAGAACAGAGAACGAGGGATGGAAATTCAATCGCGCTGTGCGTGCAGTAGCCGAAAGCGGTTCGTCGGTAGGGCGAGACGCTGAAGCCGCCGCTGGCGCGGCATCGCGTTCTCGGCAGGCCCAGCGGTCCCGCCCTACCTCACGCAACGCCGCTCCGTCCTCCGAACTACTCCGCCATCGCGCGGCCGGCGAGCCAGCCGGTCGTCCACGCCGCTTGAAAATTGAAACCGCCGGTCACGCCGTCGATGTCGAGCATCTCGCCCGCGAAATGCAGTCCGGGCACTAGGCGGCTTTCCATGCGCTTGAAATCCACCTCGCTCAGCCGCACGCCGCCGCAAGTCACGAACTCGTCCTTGAACAAACTCTTTCCCTTCACGGCGAACTCCGCCTCGGTCACCTGCGCCGCCAGCGCGCGCAACGCCGGGTTGCCCACGCTCGTCCACGGCGCGTTGGCCGCGATGCCGGCGGCGACGACGAGCCGCTCCCACAGACGCAGCGGCACGCCGAGCGGACTCCACGTCGTGACCTGCTTGCGCGGCTCCGCGCCGCGGGCGCGCTCGAGCTCGGCGCGTGCGGTCTCGGCGTTGAATTTCGGCGCCCAGTTCACCCGCAAAGCGAATTGGTAATTGCGCTCCGCGAGCAAGCGCGCGCCCCACGCGGAAATTTTCAGCACCGCCGGGCCGCTCAGTCCCCAATGCGTCACGAGCATCGGCCCGTGTTCCTTGAGTGAGGTGCCCGCGACAGCCGTCGCGGCGTCCTCGACGGAAACGCCGGCGAGATCCTTCAGTCGCGGATCGTCGATGTGAAACGTGAACAGCGACGGCACCGGCGTCTCGAGGTGGTGGCCGAACGACTGCGCGATCGCGAAGCCGGCGTTCGACTTGTTGCCGCCGGTGGCGAGCAGCAGGCGATCGGTCGTCACTTCCTCGCCCGTGGTCAGCTCGAGATGGAAGCCGCCGCTGGTCGGCACGCGCAGCGCGCTCTTCACGCCGCATTGCGGGCGCACGACGACACCGGCCTTCCGCGCGGCGCCGAGCAGCGCGTCGACGATCGTCTGCGAATTGTCGGTGACGGGAAACATGCGTCCGTCCGCCTCGGCTTTCAGCGTCACGCCGCGCGCGGCGAACCACTCGACGGTGTCGCGCGGCTGGAAGCGGCTGAACGCACCGGTGAGCTCGCGGCCGCCGCGCGGGTAGCGCTTCGCGAGGTCGCGCGGCTCGAAGCAGTGGTGCGTGACGTTGCAGCGTCCGCCGCCGGAGATTTTCACCTTCGCGAGCGTGTGCGCCGTCGCTTCGTAGAGCGTGACGCGGCAGGCGGGATTCGCCTCGGCGCACGCGATGGCGCCGAAGAATCCCGCTGCACCGCCGCCGACCACGCTGACCTGCCGCTCATTCATGGAGGGCGCAGCGTGCGTCGCGCGCGCGGGGTTGTCCAAGGCGAAAAAAAGGGGCGCCGCGACCCACCCCTGGATCGCGGCGCCAACTGCACACACTAGCAAACCTACCGCATGTTTCGCGTGTTGGTAGGAAGCGGAAAAAACTTACTTGCCCTCGGGCGGCGGCGGCGGGCCGTCGTGATCGGGGCCGCCGTGGCCTTTGCGATCCTTCATGCGCTCCTTCATTTTCTCACGCATGGCCTGGGCCTTGGTGCGCTGCTCGGGCGTCAGGACGGCATCGACCTTGGCTTCGCGCTCCTTGTTCAGCGCCTGCGACTTCTCGCGCTTTTGGTCGCGGGAGAGACTTTTGTCTTCGCGGATCGCCTCAAGCTGCGGGCGATACGACTCGTTGATGGCTTTGATCTGCTTCTCCTGGTCTTCCGAGAGGCCAAGCTCCTTGGCCATCCGGGCGCCGAGCATTTCGCCGCGCGGCGGACGATCTCCGCGCGGGCCCTTCGGACCGTCTTGCGCGTTGAGGTTGGGGACGAC
This window of the Candidatus Didemnitutus sp. genome carries:
- a CDS encoding AAA family ATPase, whose translation is MLRSLHIENFKRFRSLDVPQFKRVNLISGRNNTGKTALLEAIMLLLDHSGKFGNLPAIFRNAANLGDQDQNFWKWLLPNGDESARALLLGKTERHSSPFAVQMFNFNSTGRNWPRIPGFSNAQQIGSIGSMVAHQVNEAGHMVVNPLSGYRVSALSTRPSDPQQDAANYDRVVLKKGAEARLEKLLRKLEPRLLSVRSIKPHGASLIYVDLGLDEKIPAVHLGQGFNRLLAIYSEILASGSNVLLIDEIENGIHHEILPDVWKGIRELAESENIQVFATTHSWECVVAAHETYAETLDYDFALHRMVEVEGEVSVQTLGKEALEASIKGLIDVR
- a CDS encoding NAD(P)/FAD-dependent oxidoreductase, producing MNERQVSVVGGGAAGFFGAIACAEANPACRVTLYEATAHTLAKVKISGGGRCNVTHHCFEPRDLAKRYPRGGRELTGAFSRFQPRDTVEWFAARGVTLKAEADGRMFPVTDNSQTIVDALLGAARKAGVVVRPQCGVKSALRVPTSGGFHLELTTGEEVTTDRLLLATGGNKSNAGFAIAQSFGHHLETPVPSLFTFHIDDPRLKDLAGVSVEDAATAVAGTSLKEHGPMLVTHWGLSGPAVLKISAWGARLLAERNYQFALRVNWAPKFNAETARAELERARGAEPRKQVTTWSPLGVPLRLWERLVVAAGIAANAPWTSVGNPALRALAAQVTEAEFAVKGKSLFKDEFVTCGGVRLSEVDFKRMESRLVPGLHFAGEMLDIDGVTGGFNFQAAWTTGWLAGRAMAE
- a CDS encoding thioredoxin family protein: MIRPLIACLFLSVAALLRAEAPTAPSLPPLEQEVGEIVAGPHVTIVHFWAPWCPNCRAEMTPDGWTKFIGANPDVKFVFLNIWHRGLDPAPKLAAAGLGTQPNLKLLTHPNPTSKAGPERMNAFLGLPVTWLPTTWVFRAGRLRYALNYGEVRFDLLQTLVNDTNEKWNH
- the raiA gene encoding ribosome-associated translation inhibitor RaiA produces the protein MNDKIHVRGIHLTLTPALTQAMHEKAERLLRHNSHIIRIRLDLEFHDTKAPEQRFIAKAQVEIDGPDLVASATSEDGYKSVDLVVDKLDKLIRERHAKRVHVRNDSDRQAPDVLHGKV
- a CDS encoding TerC family protein encodes the protein MFEWLSDPQAWISLLTLTGLEIVLGIDNVIFISILAGKLPAAQQPKARQTGLSLALITRIALLASIAWMAKLTSPLFSVLGHGISGRDLILLLGGLFLLFKSTHEIHEKLEGEEGHASTKVAASFAKVIVQIMLLDVVFSLDSVITAVGMAQHLAIMIAAVILAMGVMLLAAGAISDFVNKHPTLKILALSFLLLIGTTLIAEGMGFHIPKGYVYFAMAFSFGVEMLNLKLRKKTQPVALHQPYR
- a CDS encoding AEC family transporter, coding for MTSYAQLFATVLPVFLVVLLGIGLRRMGWVKAEAEESLFNVVIKVATPCLIFDSVVGNAALRQPGNLLLAPLAGFALTLASFGLALFAARAIGLHVGTGLRTFGLAAGLANYGYLPLPIVDAMWGGEARGLLLTHNMGVEAAIWTGGVLIVSGLGLREGWRRILNVPLFALLAALTVNLTGLGPLIPGPVMSAVHAVGLIMIPLGLIMTGVSIQPHVGEWGKLIAPRVLLGAAAVRLLVLPLLFLVVAKFGPFSPELKRILVIQAAMPSAVIPIIIARVYGGQPLVAVQIVLGTTAVGLFTIPFWIQTGLAWVAP